The nucleotide sequence GATAGTTGGCTATTCAATACTTAACCATAAATTTGCGCCAGGAACAGCAAAACTAGTAGATATCTCCTCCAAACCAATTACTACAGATAACCTATACCTTCTATTTCCTAAAACAAAACAAGATTCCGAGCCACTCCTTAAGGCTTTTGATAAAGCATTGAAGTCTATGCATAAAGATGGTACTTATGATGAATACTATAATAAGCTATTAGAAGGGTATTATTTAAAAAAATAATACCCTTCTAATAGTAGTTTGAAAACATTTACTTGTCTGTTTGCTCAACTGCTTCATTTACTTTTTGGTAAAACAAAACCGTCTCCCGCTTATCCTGCCGATGCTTGTACACCCAATTCACAACAACAGTAATCGTGGTGAGAATAATGCCGATAATGACACCCCAGTCTTTGAGTGTTAGACCAGCAATCACAGTGACTACACTGGCGACATAAGGGGCGTTTGAGATGATTTTTGCAGTTACCATCAGGCTAACCGTATTGTCAGTTATTTACCAAATTTGTTTGTTAAATACTGAACTAACACACTACGCAGTATTCGTCTAAATCCAAAGGTATCAATAAAAACGAGGGCTAAAGCGTATAAATACCACTCTGGTACACTGGCTTTTAATGCGTCAAAGCCGTCCTGGATATAAATACTCATACCAGGTACAAAGCAAACAACTAAAGGTAAAACAGTGATAATCAGTAGAAAGTCATCTTTCCAGCCTCGTGACTGAATACTAATTGAATCCAGTTCTGAAGCACTGATATTACCTTGCTGGATTTCATCTAGTTGCTTTTTGTGGATGGCTTGCTTAAGTTCGGCTTTGTGCTGTTTGTTGGTTAAATAGGATTGAAATAAACTACTAACGGCTGTGACGATAGTGGCTATCATTTTTCTTTGAGTTGCGCTTTCTGTTTAAATAATCTTGAGAGTATGTAGTTCGCTGGTGGTGGCAGTAAATGAATAGACCAAGTGCAGGTAAAACAATAACAATAAAAGCAGCTGCCAAAGTAATGAAAAAGTTAGTTACTATATCCATTTTGGCTGTAGCTCCTTATGTCTTTAACTATGCTCCACCAGTCTTGCACATCAAAGTTAGGGCAGGTTTTACCAGGGTCTAAATCACAATGCCCAACTATTTCAGCTTTTGGATATTTTAACAGCCAGTCGTCAATTACTTTTTCCAAGCTAACTAACTGCTCGGAAGTAATGCAGTCACGACCAATTAAACAAACACCAAGGCTATAACTGTTGTAGCCTCTAACATGAGCACCAGGCCAATAGTCAGGGCGGCCATTTTCAATAGTGCCATCGCGTTTAATGACTTTGTGGTAGCCGATGCCATCCCAGCCTTTTTCTTTATGCCACTGGTGAATATCTTCGGCTGATATATCTCGTTCGTCGGGTGTATCAGAGCAATGCACAACGAGTTTCGTGATTTTCATAGTTAAAAAGAATTCACTTGCTCTAAAGCGGATTTTGGAAAGACATCTTTGTGTGGAGTAGCACCGTCAAACCAACGGCATTCGACGTGTACTGAATAAGAGTTTACATTAATAACAGTCATCAATGGGCCGCCCGACTTTAATCTGACAAGCGAGCCAGTAAACAAGTTAGTAGTGTCCATAGTGATATTTAGTAGGGAAGTGGTTTGCTGCAGGCATAAAAAAGCCCCATCTAGATGATGAGGCCTTTTCCCAAAATTTTCTATACTTGAACGCACTTTAGTGTAGACACAAAAATACATTCTGGAAGTAGAGTACACATTTTAGCGACCCCTGTCAAAGGGATTTTTATTTCTCCTAGAAATTACCACCTTCAGCCCAGTGAACATGATGGTTTGAAGCCTGTGGCCTTTTTTGATGTAAACTTGGCTTGTGGTTAGAAGAAAGAGGATAGCTCTGATCGTGACGGACATACCTCCACTCCTCGAACCTACAACTTTTGTTTTTACAGCTGGTTTTCTAAGTTTAGGTCAGTATTTTAAAGGTTGTGCCATGTTTATCAGTAAATTGTTTTCTTCCATTTAAATCATTCACTCCAAATAATAGTTTGAGAAGTTTGACTTGATTAGCATTATTATTAAGAAGTTGATTTAAAAAGCCATGCGTTGTAAGTGTTGTCATACTGACGTTTTGATTCCACATTGTCATTGTGTTTGCACCAGTAATAGTTACCCTTGGATTATTTTCAATATTGCGCAGCAATCGTGATACTGGTTCAGTTAATTGGCTGTAGATTTCATCTGCTTTGGTGTCTGTAAGGTCAGTTAAGTCAGGCGCTAAACCCTCCTCAGCCATTAATTCATAAAATGCCTTAACAAAGCGGGATGGTTGAGGGATTTCTGTTTCATCTGCTATTGACATATCCATGAAAAACATATTTACGCTACTAAAGCCCCAATCTCGAATATATCGGGTCACAAATCTCATTAGAAATAAGTATTTTTGCATACTGTCATCATATGTATTTTCGAAGTTAGTATCCCCATTTGGATCTCCTGCATATGTTATAGGATTTGTAGGCTGTGCTTGTGGGCCTGGCTTTCGAGTTGTAGTTATAATTTTTTTCCAGCTGTCTGCATTTTGAAGAATTAGATCTGGAAAGTCTTTTATTTTTTCATATAAGTCATCATGCAAGTATGCAACATCATCAGTAGATAATTGACTACCATGGGAAGCTTCATGAATTATTGTTCCGGCTAAATGAGTAGCTTCTTGCTGGACACCTGCATTATTAAAAGTTATTAATGCATTGTTGCCATTTCCCCTATTAGAAGCATATGAGCCAGTACTTTTATTAATATACCTATAACCTTTAAAGTTTCCAGGGTTATCCACACCATTGTTTACTGCTTCGTTATAAATATCTCCATTATTTATCACATAGTCTAATTGAGTTTTAATTTTGTCCACTCCATCTGTTATATCACTGATATTTAAATCTGGATATAAATGAGCTTGAGCATAATTGAATTCAAGCCCTAAATATATTTTTGTTTCAGCTATATAGCTTTGGGCTGTTTTAAATGCTGCTCTAACTTTATCAGGACTTTTTTCTATGCCAGTATTGTTATCTACAGGTACTCTTTGGACTACAGGTGAGAAGTATTTCTCTGTGTTTATTTGTTCACCTTGTTCTATTTTTCTCATTTGAAGAGCCTTGGCGCCCATGATGTCTGCTTCTTTCTCTAAAACTTGGTCATCATTGATTAATACTTCTCCTTTCATTTGCAGAGTAGGTCTGACGCGTCCTTTTTTTTGTTGCACAACATGCCATGCTTCATGTGGTAAATGTTTTTCTTGTCCAGGACCTAAATGAATATTATTGCCCTGTGCATATGCGTGAGCTTGTAATTGTGCTGGCTTATCGGAATTGTAATGCACTCGTACATCAGAAACATCAACACCTGATAGATTTTCAATACCAGACTTTAACTTATCAGGCATTCCGGTATTATTTTCTTTTTTCTGTAAGAGAGGTTGACCTGGCCTAGTACTTGACATAGCTTTCTGTAATTGAGCAATCTGATTGCTTTGTGGACGATTATCTACAAAGCTTATACTCTGTTTGCCTATACCTTTTTTTTGGGTCGTATATTCAACAGAAAGGTGGTTTTTATTGTCCTTTTCTTCATTCGAATACATATATCGAATCCTTTCATTTTTTGGTAGCGGCGGTTGCTGAATGATGATAATTATCTGAAAATTCACTTGCTTTATAACAGTATTTTATATATAGCATCTCTATTTCCTCTTGAAAAGGGAGGTGTGCCCCCCAATTAAGGCTTGAGAAAGGGGCTGAAAATGCCGGTGTGGGGTCGTTAACAAAATTAAAATTTTATTGAAAATTTATTACATTTATTGATTTTAACTGCAATCCAACGTGCTTATTTGGGGCAAGTTGGCCAGGCATGATAAGTCATTTATTTTTTTCTAAATACTCACTTAAATGAAAAATAATTTGAGCATGCCATTTATGAGCTTGCTTTAAACATTCTTCATAACGAGTATGCCAACGCACACGCCAGCATTTTTCAAATA is from Spartinivicinus poritis and encodes:
- a CDS encoding HP1 family phage holin, encoding MVTAKIISNAPYVASVVTVIAGLTLKDWGVIIGIILTTITVVVNWVYKHRQDKRETVLFYQKVNEAVEQTDK
- a CDS encoding N-acetylmuramoyl-L-alanine amidase, whose translation is MKITKLVVHCSDTPDERDISAEDIHQWHKEKGWDGIGYHKVIKRDGTIENGRPDYWPGAHVRGYNSYSLGVCLIGRDCITSEQLVSLEKVIDDWLLKYPKAEIVGHCDLDPGKTCPNFDVQDWWSIVKDIRSYSQNGYSN
- a CDS encoding YodC family protein, with the translated sequence MYFCVYTKVRSSIENFGKRPHHLDGAFLCLQQTTSLLNITMDTTNLFTGSLVRLKSGGPLMTVINVNSYSVHVECRWFDGATPHKDVFPKSALEQVNSF
- a CDS encoding eCIS core domain-containing protein is translated as MYSNEEKDNKNHLSVEYTTQKKGIGKQSISFVDNRPQSNQIAQLQKAMSSTRPGQPLLQKKENNTGMPDKLKSGIENLSGVDVSDVRVHYNSDKPAQLQAHAYAQGNNIHLGPGQEKHLPHEAWHVVQQKKGRVRPTLQMKGEVLINDDQVLEKEADIMGAKALQMRKIEQGEQINTEKYFSPVVQRVPVDNNTGIEKSPDKVRAAFKTAQSYIAETKIYLGLEFNYAQAHLYPDLNISDITDGVDKIKTQLDYVINNGDIYNEAVNNGVDNPGNFKGYRYINKSTGSYASNRGNGNNALITFNNAGVQQEATHLAGTIIHEASHGSQLSTDDVAYLHDDLYEKIKDFPDLILQNADSWKKIITTTRKPGPQAQPTNPITYAGDPNGDTNFENTYDDSMQKYLFLMRFVTRYIRDWGFSSVNMFFMDMSIADETEIPQPSRFVKAFYELMAEEGLAPDLTDLTDTKADEIYSQLTEPVSRLLRNIENNPRVTITGANTMTMWNQNVSMTTLTTHGFLNQLLNNNANQVKLLKLLFGVNDLNGRKQFTDKHGTTFKILT